The window GGAAGGATGAGAACGGACCGGACCATGACGTGGAACAGTTCCTTCTGTGGTGCGCACGCGGAACTCGCCGCCAGCCTGGCGTGAAGGGTGCCCGGCGGCGTCGGAAAGCACCGGAAAGCGGTGGAAAGAAGAAGCTTCCCCGCTAGGACTCGAACCTAGAAAGCTGGTACCAAAAACCAGAGTGTTGCCAATTACACCACGGGGAAAGACGTAGATCAGCGTACCTGAACCGTGGCTGGGGACTAAACGCCGCATCGGGATAGGCTGGTGGGCATGGTTCGACAGCGGATGACGGGCAAGGAACGCCGGGAGCAGCTCATTTCGATCGGCCGCGAGGTGTTCGCGGAACGCGGTTTCGAGGGCGCGAGCGTGGAGGAGATCGCGGCGCGGGCCGCGGTGTCCAAACCGGTGGTCTACGAGCATTTCGGCGGCAAGGAGGGGCTCTACGCCGTGGTCGTGGACCGGGAGATGATCCGCCTGGAGCAGATCATCACCGAGGCCCTGTCCCACGGCCGTTCCCGTGTGCGCATCGAGCAGGCCGTCATCGCCCTGCTCACCTACGTGGAGGAGGAGACCGACGGGTTCCTCATCCTCGTCCGTGACCTCGTGCCCGGCCAGGACCAGTCCTATGCGACGCTGCTCAACACCGCCGTTGGGCAGGTGTCGCACATCCTGGGCCGCTCCTTCGAGAAGCAGGGGCTCGACCCGGACGTCGCGATCCTCTACGGGCAGGCGCTGGTGGGCATGGTCTCCATGACCGCCCAGTGGTGGCTCGACGAGCGGGAACCGGCCAAGGAGGTCGTGGCCGCGCACATCGTCAACCTGTGCTGGAACGGCCTGGCCGGCATGAAGCCGCACCCCACCCTGTCCGATGAGGTCACCGCCCAGCTGGGGGAGAAGAAGTGACGCCTGCCATGCTCGCCGGCCTGCTCAAGGTCGCCGCCACCGACCCGAAGCTCAAGGGACTGGTCGCCAACGTCGGCGCCCGCCGCCTGCACCTGACCGGCATCGACCAGGTCCGGCCGTGGGCGATCGGCACGCTCGCGCACCACGCGCCCGTGCTCGTCGTCACCGCCACCGGCCGCGAGGCGGAGGACCTCACCGCCGAGCTGCGCGCCATGCTCGGCGACCGTGTTGCCTGGTTCCCGTCCTGGGAGACGCTGCCGCACGAACGGCTGTCCCCGGGCGTCGACACCATCGGCCAGCGGGCCCGCGTCCTCGACCTGCTTGCCGACGACCACCTGTCCGTCGTCGTCACCGCCGCCCGCGGCTTCTGCCAGCCACTGCTCGCCGAGGTGGAGGGCCGCGCCCCGATCCGCCTGCGGGTGGGCGCGGAGCACGACTTCACGGGCCTCGTGGAGGAGCTCGTCTTCCGCGCCTACAGCCACGTGGACATGGTGGCGCGCCGCGGTGAGTTCGCCACCCGCGGCGGCATCCTCGACATCTTCCCGACGACCGCCGATCAGCCCGTCCGCGTCGAGTTCTGGGGCGACGAGGTCACCGACATCCGCCACTTCGCCGTCGCCGACCAGCGCACCATCCCCGAGGTGGAGGTCACCCACGTCGA of the Corynebacterium humireducens NBRC 106098 = DSM 45392 genome contains:
- a CDS encoding TetR/AcrR family transcriptional regulator, which gives rise to MVRQRMTGKERREQLISIGREVFAERGFEGASVEEIAARAAVSKPVVYEHFGGKEGLYAVVVDREMIRLEQIITEALSHGRSRVRIEQAVIALLTYVEEETDGFLILVRDLVPGQDQSYATLLNTAVGQVSHILGRSFEKQGLDPDVAILYGQALVGMVSMTAQWWLDEREPAKEVVAAHIVNLCWNGLAGMKPHPTLSDEVTAQLGEKK